Genomic window (Penaeus vannamei isolate JL-2024 chromosome 22, ASM4276789v1, whole genome shotgun sequence):
cacatacacacatacacacacacacacacgcacacacgcacacacacacacacacacacacacatgtatatacatatatatacatatatatatatatatatatatatatacatatatatatatatatatatatatatatatatgtatatatatatatacatatatatatatatatatatatatatatatatatgtatatatatgcatatataaatatatacatatacatatacatatatatatatatatatatatatatatatatatatatatatatatatatatatatatatatatatatatatatatatgtatatatttatatatgtatatgtgtatgcacacacacacacagttgtgtgtgtatatgtacatatatatatatatatatatatatatatatatatatatatatatatatatatatatatatatatatacacatatacatatatatatatatatatatatatatatatatatatatatatatatatatatatatatatatatatatataaatatatacttatatatatatatatatatatatatacttatatatatatatgtatatatatatatatatatatatatatatatatatatatatatatatatatatatatatatatatatatgtatatatgtatatatttatatatgtatatatgtatgcacacacacacagttctgtgtgtgtgtatatatatatatatatatatatatatgtatatatatatatatatatatacatatatatatatatatatatatatacatatatatatatatatatatatatatatatatatatatgtatatatatatatatatatatatatatatatatatatatatatatatatatatatatatatatatatatatacatatacacgtgtgtgtgtggagggccaTAGTCACCACCAGAACCCCCACCAAAACCACCAGAACCCCCGCTATATCCGCCGccagaaccaccgccaaatccgcctccagaaccaccgccaaatTTGCCTCCGGAACCATCGCCAATTTCTcctccagaaccaccgccaattcctcctccagaaccaccgccaaatcctcctccagaaccaccgccaaatccgcctccggaaccaccgccaaatccgcctccagaaccaccgccaaaGCCGCCTTCAGAACCACCGCCAAAGCCGcctccagaaccaccgccaaagccgcctccagaaccaccgccaaatccgcctccagaaccaccgccaaatccgcctccagaaccaccgccaaatccgcctccagaaccaccgccaaatccgcctccagaaccaccgccaaatccgcctccagaaccaccgccaaatccgcctccagaaccaccgccaaatccgcctccagaaccaccgccaaatccgcctccggaaccaccgccaaatccgcctccagaaccaccgccaaagccgcctccagaaccaccgccaaatccgcctgctcctccgcctccgccgatGACTTGTCCTCCGCCGTTGGCAGCCGCTTGGAGAGCAGTCCGGAGATCAACTCCAATGGGCAGTTGAGGGTTGTCTccttcagcatatatatatatatatatatatatatatatatatatatatatatatatatatatatatatatatatatatatatatatatatatatatatatatatatatatatatatatatatatatgtacataaacacatgtatatataaagaaatgcgagcacacacacacacacacacacacacacacacacacacacacacacacacacatatatatatatatatatatatgtatatatatgtctatatatatgtatatatataaatacatatatatatatatataaatatatacatatatatacatgtatatatatatatatatatatatatatatatatatatatatatatatatatatatatatatatatatatacacatatatacatatatatatatatatatctatatatatatatatatataaatatatatatatgtatatatatacatatacatatacatacgtacatatatatatatatatatatatatatatatatatatataaacatacatatatatatatatatatatatatgtatatatatgcatatacatacgtatatgatatatatatatatacatacatacatatatatatatatatatatatatatatatatatatatatatatatatatatatatatatatatatacgtatgtatgtatgtgtgaatggttgtgggtgtgggtgtacagcTTATCATACGCACTTGAGGCCATTAAGACTAAACATGTCCATGAGTATTAtttttaaataatgaaaaatgtgatGGCATCATCTTTGACTTCATTTATGTAAGGTAACACTAGCATTATCATGTTAATCTATCGTATTCTTGAATAATTAATATGGAATATGAGGTTGTACTTTTTTCACAGGTAAAATAATAACACATTACTCTTGATTTTCAtttgaaaatagtaacaacaaaatagaaaacatatacatcaaagtaatatcaataattaacaagATTCAGTTGTTTACAAAACTTCTATGGTGCAGAATAGGCGTTCGAAGGAGCTGGAGGGCTGTAGCTACCACCAAGACCACCGCCTGAACCACCTCCGGAACCACTGCCAAATCCACCACCGGATCCACCGCCAAATCCGCCAccagaaccaccgccaaatccaCCACCAAATCCTCCTCCAGAATCACCGCCAAATCCACCAccagaaccaccgccaaatccgctACCAAAACCACCGCCAAATCCACCACCAAATCCTcctccagaaccaccgccaaatccaccaccagaaccaccgccaaatccgcctccggaaccaccgccaaatccgcctccagaaccaccgccaaatccgcctgctcctccgcctccgccgatGACTTGTCCTCCGCCGTTGGCAGCCGCTTGGAGAGCAGTCTGGAGATCAACTCCAATGGGCAGTTGAGGGTTGTCTCCTTCAGCATAGTTGACGAAGTAAACCTCAGGGTTGGACGGGGGAGGAGCTGTCACTTCGATCActtgctgtcctcctcctccatcgtcctTGTTCAGGACGTACACCACGCTCTGTTGCCTTGGTGGAGGAACGATGATTGGCTCGGGCGCTGCTCCCTTCTCAGGAACGCGGACAAATAGGATGTTGTGGTCGATTCTTGGTGGAGGAATACTTGGCGGTGGACCGCTTTCTTCTTGCTGTTCGGGAGCGTCATAGACAAATACGTTGCGTGAGATTATGGGAACGACACAGGAGCCGTCGACATGCAGAACCTCTCCCGCTCTGCATCCGCCTCCTCCATACCCagaccctccaccaccacctccactgccGGAGAATGCACCACTGGAGATTCCTCCCCCGCCAGAGAATCCTCCACCACTAGAGAATCCTCCTCCGGAAAATCCTCCACCTCCagaaaatcctcctcctcccccggaaaagccacctccacctcccgagGATGGAGGACTATATCCTTGTGGCGCAGCGTACGCTGCAGTAACGAAGGCTGCAATCTGAAGATTTATGAGAACGCACTCTTTAGTTAGGTAATTATTAATTACATTCAGTATTCTcaagtatttttttctcattcatctaAGCCAAGAAATACAACTCACCAGTAGTCTCATGATCGAAATAAAGTGAATGCCGCAGGAGTATTTTGTCTTATATACCATTGCCTGCAAAGTTGAAatgtacacacgtacgcacatatagCTTACTTTCTTCTTTACGTTTTTCTCCGAACCATACCAACTTTTTCTTCGCCGCTACATTACGTTCTCTTTCCATAAAAAGTTGTACTCTTCAGAGAAAGTAAAAACAGATTATACTGCAGAATGGCTGTATCGCTGTATtgttattatgcatatatttattgtaactgctcacacatacacacacacacacacacacacacacacacacacacacacacacacacacacacacacacacacacatatatatatatatatatatatatatatatatatatatatatatatatatatatacatatatatatacctattattcTACCTTTGTAGCTATCTCTATAATTCTACACATAcccctccatctatttatctttttgtgtatatatatgtctgtgtacatacatacatgcatacatacatacatatatatatatatatatatatatatatatatatatatatatatatatatatatatatatatatatatatatgtatgtatgtatatatatatgtatatgtatatacatatatatcaagacagagataaagagagacacagaaaggcacGCAGACAGccagataataataaaggaagggTAGCATGACAAGTATTGATCGATTGCAACAGCTCCAGCTACTTCGTAAACAAAAATTAAGATGTTTAAACTCGCGCTCTGACTAGGAAAAGTGGACCGTATTTTTTATAACAATTAAGAGGAAAGTACCTACAATTCTCGGCGATTTGGAGTAATTCCGATTAGATGTGTTAGATGTGACAAtgtcatataaacatgtatatatatatatatatatatatatatatatatatatatatatatatatatatatatatatatatatatatatatatatacacacacacacacacacacacacacacacacacacacacacacacacacatatgtatatatatatatatatatatatatatatatatatatatatatatatatatatatatatatagatagatatatatatatatatatatatttatatatatcatatatatatgtatatatatatatatatatatatatatatatatatatatatatatatatatatatatatatatatatatatatatatatatatatatatatatatatacatatatatatatatatatatatatatatatatatatatatatatatatatatatatatatatatatatatatatatatatatatatatatatatatatatatatatatatatatatatatatatatatatatatatatatatatatatatatatatatatatatatatatatatatatatatatatatatatatatatatatatatatatatatatatatatatatatctatatatatatatatatatatatatatatatatatatatatatatatatatatatatatatatatatatatatatatatatatatatatatatatatatatatatatacatatatatatatatatatatatatatatatatatatatatatatatatatatatatatatatatatatatatatatatatatatatatatatatatatatatatatatatatatatatatatatatatatatatatatatatatatatatatatatatatatatatatatatatatatatatatatatatatatatatatatatatatatatatatatatatatatatatatatatatatatatatatatatatatatatatatatatatatatatatatatatatatatatatatatatatatatatatatatatatatatatatatatatatatatatatatatatatatatatatatatatatatatatatatatatatatatatatatatatatatatatatatatatatatatatatatatatatatatatatatatatatatatatatatatatatatatatatatatatatatatatatatatatatatatatatatatatatatatatatatatatatatatatatatatatatatatatatatatataaatatatatatatatatatatatatatatatatatatatatatatatatatatatatatatacatatatggaaaaaaaactcCTCTCTTGAtatcatggtagaaaaacccaaagTATAAAAATCTCCCTTTTACAaatgacatgcatatatatatatatatatatatatatatatatatatatatatatatatatatatatatatatatacatatatatatatatatatatatatatatatatatatatatatatatatatatatatatatatatatatatatatatatatatatatatatatatacacacgcacacagacacacacacacacacacacacacacatacacacacacacacacacacacacacacacacacacacacacacacacacacacacacacacacacacacacacacacacacacacacacacacacacacacacacacacacacacacacacacacacacacacacacacacacacacacacacacacacacatatatatatatatatatatatatatatatatatatatatatatatatatatatatatatatatatatatatatatatatatatatatacatacatatatatttatatatatatatatatatatatatatatatatatatatatatatatatatatatacatataatatatataaatatatatatatatatgaacatatatacatatatatatatatatatatatatatatacatatatctatatatatatatatacatatatatatatatatatatatatatatatatatatatatatatatatatatatatatatatatatgtgtgtgtgtgtgtgtgtgtgtgtgtgtgtgtgtgtgtgtgtgtgtgtgtgtgtgtgtgtgtgtgtgtgtgtgtgtgtgtgtgtgtgtttgtgtgtgtgtgtgtgtgtgtgtgtgtgtgtgtgtgtgtgtgtgtgtgtgtgtgtgtgtgtgtgtgtgtgtgtgtgtgtgtgtgtgtgtgtgtgtatgtgtgtgtgtgtgtgtttgtgtgtgtgtgtgtgcgtgtgtgtgtgtgtgtgtgtgtgtgtgtgtgtgtgtgtgtgtgtgagtgagtgtgtatgtatatgtgtgtgtgtgtgtatatgtatctacatgtatgcaaatataaatataaatatatatatatatatatatgtatatatatatatatatttgtatatatatatatatatatatatatatatatatatataaatatatatatatatatatatatatatatatatatatacatatatatatatacatatacttatatatatatatatatatatatatatatatatatatatatatatatatatatatatatatatatatatatatatatatatatatatatatatatatatatatatatatatatatatatatatatatatatatatacatatatatatatatatatatatatatatatatatatatatatatatgaatatatatgtgtatatatatatatatatatatatatatatatatatatatatatatatatatatatatatatatctatatatacaaacatatatttatacatatatatatatatatatatatatatatatatatatatatatatatatatatatatatatatatatatatatatatatatatatatatatatatatatatatatatatatatatatatatatatatatatatatatatatatatatatatatatatatatatatatatatatatacatatgtatgtttgtatgtgtgtgtttatgtgtgtgtttgtgtgtgcctttatttagtttcctccttttccctgcctACAAGAATCTCGCGTCATAGAGAACGGTATCGGTTTGTGGCCAAACTAATATATTGTTGAATGTGTAAAGATATTTAcataagattgattttttttatatacacacacacactcacacacaaacacacacacacacatatatatacacatatatatatgcactgcagCCCAAACACAGATACGTGGACACTTACTCACACGCAtgcagatacaaatatatgtttcacttacatatatatatatatatatatatatatatatatatatatatatatatatatatatatatatatatatacacacacacacacacacacacacacacacacacacacacacacacacacacacacacacacacaatcacacacacacacacacacacacacacacacacacacatacacacacacacacacacacacacacacacacacacacacacacacacacacacacacacacacacatatatatatatatatatatatatatgtatatatatatatatatatatatatatatatatatatatatatatatatatatatatatatatatatacagatgcatattttGGGCACTTTAATCTGAAATATTTACCCCAATATTACAATTTACCTTTCTCCACCAACACTAACGAAATTACCAACTTACTAATATAGCCTTTGAGACGCAACTCTGACATGTGGTCTAGcgttatttatcttttcatatacATGGAGTCTACCTCGCGATGGTTACGACACCGCATCTTCGAGCAAAAGGCAAATCCTTCAGGACTGGCCTTCCCGTCAGCAAACcgtctttctcggcaataagagaatgCTGTACATTTCTCATAACCTTACTGTAACAAATTTTAGACTAAGCTAAAATCCTTGGTTATACAGAAACCTAAACCAAACAATACAAACCCCGCAACCACCTTCTTCACCCAGAAggctttttgttttattatatttacattatatgtatTAACTTCACTCTCTTTAATTATATGCACTTcatattctgtttgtttttatatctaaAATCAGCGCTATACCTTTCTTATTCTAAATGTCTAAATGATAGCATTGATGAgggtgatatatgtatgtatatacatgtagacacacacacacacacacacacacacacacacacacacacacacacacacacacacacacacacacacacacacacacacacacacacacacacacacacacacacacacacagacgcacacacacacacacgcagacacacacacacacatacacacacacacacacaaacacacacacacacactcacacacacacacacacacacacacacacacacacacacacacacatatatatatatatatatatatatatatatatatatatatatatatatatatatatatatatatatatatatatatatatatatatatatatgtatatatatatatatatatatatatatatatatatatatatatatatatatatatatatatatatatatttgtatgtgtatatatatacatatttatatatatatatatatatgtgtgtgtgtaaatatatatatatatatatatatatatatatatatatatatatatatatatatatatatatatatatatatatatatatatatatatatatatgtgtgtgtgtgtgtgtgtgtgtgtgtgtgtgtgtgtgtgtgtgtgtgtgtgtaaatataattatatatatatatatatatatatatatatatatatatatatatatgtatatatatatatacatatgtgtgtgtgtgtgtgtgcgtatatatatacatatatatatatatacatatatatatatatatatatatatatatatatatatatatatatatatatatatatatatgtatatgtatatatccatgtgtgtgtatatatatatatatatatatatatatatatatatatatatatatatatatatatatatatatatatatatatatatatatatatatatatatatatatatatatatatatatatatatatatatatatatatatatatatatatatatatatatatatatatatatatatatatatatatatatatatatatatatatatatatatatatatatatatatatatatatatatatatatatatatatatatatatatatatatatatatatatatatatatatatatatatatatatatatatatatatatatatatatatatatgaaagatggaataatgctcaGACCGCATtttgtatcattaatatttataacCTACaaacgagtggtagagcggccgtcttgcattcgcgTGCATTGGCGCCGAGGGATCGAATCTCGATTGGAGAggatataaacattcatatatatatatatatatatatatatatatatatatatatatatatatatatatatatatatatatatatgcatatatatgtatatatatgtatatatatatatatatatatatatatatatatatatatatatatatatatatatatatatatatatatatatatatatatatatatatatatatatatatatatatatatatatatatatatatatatatatatatatatatatgtgtttatgtatatatatatatatatatatatatatatatatatatatatatatatatatatatatatatatatatatatatatatatatatatatatatatatatatatatatatatatatatatatatatatatatatatatatatatatatatatacatatatatgtatatctatatatatatatatatatatatatatatatatatatatatatatatatatatatatatgtatatatatatatatatataaatgtgtgtgtgtgtgtgtgtatacttatgtataattatatatatatatatatatatatatatatatatatatatatatatatatatatatatatatatatatatatatatatatatatatatatatatgtatgtatatatatgtgtgtgtgtgtgtgtgtgtgtatgtatgtataacacagaAAGACATAAGATATGGGACAGGAAATGTCACTAAAATAGGGGACGGTATGTCTTtcaaagctgttttttttttcgactaagTAATAAACGTGATGGGAATCTAATCTGTGTTCCTGCTTAGAAAGCTGATGATTTCCCTTCATATCTTTCCTAAAAAGATATTGAGATAAAAGTTTTCACGTCACTCGTTTCAGGGTAGTGACTCTTAGGAAATATTTCTTAAAAGCCGTGGTTATAGAAGTATCTCATATTTTTTGTTGCAATATttcatatcaatataaaaaatatggtACTCTGTTACGTTGTCTTGTACAAATGTCACACTAACTCCTTAAAGGTCTTCAGCAACCTTTTCTTCCAAATAAATATCGCACTATATTTATTCTTCCTgttttattgaaatatataagCACCTTTGGTCCTAACATGATTTGAAAATAACTTTCaaataatgctgattataataagagagagaaaggataagtaAGGCTCAACGTTTTTTTGTCCGTTTATCTtgtaaatattaaaataaaatttaaCAATAAAGACACGTTTATAATATCTACACTTAGCAATGACCTACTTAGTCATATGGAAAATAACATCAATCATTACCAGCCACTTATGGACTAGAATATTCACTTGAAGGAGCTGGAGGACTATAGTTACCGCCAAGTCCACTGCCACTGCCTGAACCACCGCCAAATCCACCACCggaaccaccgccaaatccgcctccagaaccaccgccaaatccgcctccagaaccaccgccaaatccgccgccggaaccaccgccaaatccgcctccagaaccaccgccaaagccgcctccagaaccaccgccaaatccgcctccggaaccaccgccaaatccgcctccagAACCACCGCCGATGACTTGTCCTCCGCCGTTGGCAGCCGCTTGGAGAGCAGTCTGGAGATCAACTCCAATGGGCAGTTGAGGGTTATCTCCTTCAGCATAGTTGACGAAGTAAACCTCAGGATTGGACGGGGGAGGAGCTGTCACTTCGATCActtgctgtcctcctcctccatcgtcctTGTTCAGGACGTACACCACGCTCTGTTGCCTTGGTGGAGGAACGATAATTGGCTCGGGCGCTGCTCCCTTCTCAGGAACGCGGACAAATAGGATGTTGTGGTCGATTCTTGGTGGAGGAATACTTGGCGGTGGACCGCTTTCTTCTTGCTGTTCGGGAGCGTCATAGACAAATACGTTGCGTGAGA
Coding sequences:
- the LOC113800018 gene encoding uncharacterized protein — translated: MASTAANGGGQVIGGGGGAGGFGGGSGGGFGGGFGGGSGGGFGGGSGGGFGGGSGGGFGGGSEGGFGGGSGGGFGGGSGGGFGGGSGGGFGGGSGGGIGGGSGGEIGDGSGGKFGGGSGGGFGGGSGGGYSGGSGGFEHFHTAVETEEVDPSSAEQAISLQEEDKVMRAEVQGEPAKKERSCT
- the LOC113800019 gene encoding uncharacterized protein; translated protein: MRLLIAAFVTAAYAAPQGYSPPSSGGGGGFSGGGGGFSGGGGFSGGGFSSGGGFSGGGGISSGAFSGSGGGGGGSGYGGGGCRAGEVLHVDGSCVVPIISRNVFVYDAPEQQEESGPPPSIPPPRIDHNILFVRVPEKGAAPEPIIVPPPRQQSVVYVLNKDDGGGGQQVIEVTAPPPSNPEVYFVNYAEGDNPQLPIGVDLQTALQAAANGGGQVIGGGGGAGGFGGGSGGGFGGGSGGGFGGGSGGGFGGGSGGGFGGGFGGGFGSGFGGGSGGGFGGDSGGGFGGGFGGGSGGGFGGGSGGGFGSGSGGGSGGGLGGSYSPPAPSNAYSAP
- the LOC113800011 gene encoding loricrin-like, with product MKLLITSLFIVIAGAAPDGYGSGGGVSGGGGFSSGGSGGFSGGGGFSGGGGGSFGGGFSGSGGFSGGGGFSGGGGGSGGSGGYGGGGCNAGEVLHVDGSCVVPIISRNVFVYDAPEQQEESGPPPSIPPPRIDHNILFVRVPEKGAAPEPIIVPPPRQQSVVYVLNKDDGGGGQQVIEVTAPPPSNPEVYFVNYAEGDNPQLPIGVDLQTALQAAANGGGQVIGGGSGGGFGGGSGGGFGGGSGGGFGGGSGGGFGGGSGGGFGGGSGGGFGGGSGGGFGGGSGGGFGGGSGSGSGLGGNYSPPAPSSEYSSP